The following proteins come from a genomic window of Methylorubrum populi:
- a CDS encoding riboflavin synthase, giving the protein MFTGLVSDVGRVVSVEGSERLRRIVIESAYDPAGIALGASIACSGPCLTAVAVEPHGTGCRFAVDAAAETLARTTVGAWREGTRVNLERSLKLGDELGGHLVTGHVDGIAEILARETVTAGDNPWGASERFTLRAPTALAGFIAEKGSICLDGTSLTVNAVSGADFSVLLIPHSLSVTTWEERRAGDRINLEVDLLARYAARLAETRGLLQAKT; this is encoded by the coding sequence ATGTTCACCGGGCTCGTCAGCGATGTCGGCCGAGTCGTCTCGGTGGAGGGCTCGGAGCGCCTACGCCGGATCGTCATCGAGAGTGCCTACGATCCCGCCGGCATCGCGCTGGGCGCCTCGATCGCCTGCTCCGGCCCCTGCCTCACCGCCGTCGCCGTGGAGCCGCACGGGACGGGCTGCCGCTTCGCGGTCGATGCCGCCGCCGAGACCCTGGCCCGCACCACGGTCGGAGCCTGGCGCGAGGGTACGCGGGTCAACCTCGAACGCTCGCTCAAGCTCGGCGACGAACTCGGCGGCCACCTCGTCACCGGCCATGTCGACGGCATCGCCGAGATCCTCGCCCGCGAGACCGTCACGGCCGGGGACAATCCGTGGGGCGCGAGCGAGCGCTTCACCCTGCGGGCGCCGACGGCGCTCGCCGGCTTCATCGCCGAGAAGGGCTCGATCTGCCTCGACGGCACCTCGCTCACCGTAAACGCGGTCTCGGGTGCCGACTTCTCGGTGCTGCTGATCCCGCACAGCCTCTCGGTCACGACCTGGGAGGAGCGCCGCGCAGGGGACCGGATCAATCTCGAAGTCGATCTCCTGGCTCGCTATGCCGCGCGGCTCGCCGAGACGCGCGGCTTGCTCCAGGCGAAAACCTGA
- the ribD gene encoding bifunctional diaminohydroxyphosphoribosylaminopyrimidine deaminase/5-amino-6-(5-phosphoribosylamino)uracil reductase RibD produces MRLALALGRRNLGRTWPNPSVGAVVVAQGRIVGQAVTAVGGRPHAEPLALAMAGEAARGATLYVTLEPCSHHGRTPPCTDATIAAGIARVVTAIEDPDPRVAGRGHAGLRAAGITVETGLLREEAARDHRGHFSRVTKGRPSLHLKLARTRDGFAAPSTGERLKITGAIADGAVHLWRAHADAIMVGIGTARADDPSLTVRLPGLAERSPLRIVLDSTLRLNPASHLVRGARDLPTLVLTGRGAPAHARRMLASFGVELAFVPTDAQGRIDLSAALRALAERGLTRICSEGGPALADALAAHDLIDACTLITGPVTLGEAGGLPALGPNLARRLADGSLNAVESRDFGPDTAVTYERI; encoded by the coding sequence ATGCGTCTCGCCCTGGCCCTGGGTCGGCGCAATCTCGGCCGAACCTGGCCCAATCCGAGCGTCGGCGCGGTCGTGGTCGCCCAGGGCCGCATCGTCGGGCAGGCGGTGACGGCCGTCGGTGGGCGTCCGCACGCGGAGCCCCTGGCGCTCGCCATGGCCGGCGAGGCCGCCCGCGGCGCCACGCTCTACGTCACCCTGGAGCCCTGCTCGCATCACGGCCGTACGCCGCCCTGCACCGACGCGACGATCGCCGCCGGGATCGCCCGCGTCGTCACCGCGATCGAGGACCCCGATCCGCGGGTTGCCGGGCGCGGCCATGCGGGGTTGCGTGCGGCCGGGATCACGGTCGAGACCGGATTGCTGCGCGAGGAGGCTGCCCGCGACCATCGCGGCCATTTCAGCCGGGTCACGAAGGGGCGCCCGAGCCTCCACCTCAAGCTCGCCCGCACCCGCGACGGCTTCGCAGCCCCCTCGACCGGCGAGCGGCTGAAGATCACCGGTGCCATCGCCGACGGGGCGGTGCATCTATGGCGGGCGCATGCCGACGCGATCATGGTCGGCATCGGCACGGCCCGGGCCGACGACCCGTCGCTGACCGTGCGGCTGCCGGGGCTCGCCGAGCGCTCGCCGCTGCGGATCGTTCTCGACTCGACGCTTCGCCTCAATCCCGCGAGCCATCTCGTGCGCGGGGCCCGCGATCTGCCGACACTGGTGCTGACCGGTCGGGGCGCTCCGGCCCATGCAAGGCGGATGCTCGCTTCCTTCGGCGTCGAACTCGCCTTCGTTCCCACCGACGCGCAGGGCCGCATCGATCTGTCCGCCGCCCTGAGGGCCCTGGCCGAACGCGGCCTGACGCGGATCTGCAGCGAGGGCGGTCCGGCGCTTGCCGACGCGCTCGCCGCGCACGATCTCATCGATGCCTGCACGCTCATCACAGGCCCCGTCACGCTGGGCGAGGCCGGCGGCCTGCCTGCCCTCGGGCCCAACCTCGCCCGCCGCCTCGCCGACGGCTCCCTGAACGCGGTCGAGAGCCGCGACTTCGGCCCCGACACGGCGGTCACCTACGAGAGGATCTGA
- the nrdR gene encoding transcriptional regulator NrdR — MRCPFCGGPDTQVKDSRPSEDSSAIRRRRVCPDCGGRFTTFERVQLRELVVLKRSGKRVPFDRDKLQRSIDVALRKRTVDPERVERLVSGITRRLESGGEGEVTSEAIGEAVMEGLKGLDDVAYVRFASVYKNFREAQDFQDLLGTLGGRLEGDVPLPDDEQAAPAQPDEEAVPRRRRPARKSM, encoded by the coding sequence ATGCGGTGTCCGTTCTGCGGAGGTCCCGACACGCAGGTGAAGGATTCGCGGCCGAGCGAGGATTCCTCGGCGATCCGCCGCCGCCGCGTCTGCCCGGATTGCGGCGGACGCTTCACGACCTTCGAGCGGGTGCAGCTGCGCGAACTCGTCGTGCTCAAGCGCTCGGGCAAGCGCGTGCCGTTCGACCGCGACAAGCTCCAGCGCTCGATCGATGTCGCCCTGCGCAAGCGCACGGTCGATCCCGAGCGGGTGGAGCGCCTCGTCAGCGGCATCACCCGGCGCCTGGAGAGCGGCGGAGAGGGCGAGGTCACCAGCGAGGCCATCGGCGAGGCGGTGATGGAGGGCCTGAAGGGCCTCGACGACGTCGCCTATGTCCGCTTCGCCTCGGTCTACAAGAATTTCCGCGAAGCGCAGGACTTCCAGGATCTGCTCGGCACCCTCGGCGGCCGGCTGGAGGGCGACGTTCCGCTTCCCGATGACGAGCAGGCCGCGCCCGCGCAGCCGGACGAGGAGGCCGTCCCGCGCCGCCGCCGGCCCGCTCGGAAGTCGATGTGA
- a CDS encoding RrF2 family transcriptional regulator yields the protein MHLSLHTDYGLRLLMRLTLAEPGAWIATPIVAQRFGISVHHLQKIAQALVRAGVIEARQGRSGGVRLARDPQEIRLGRLVAELEGIGTVVDCRRDPCPLISRCRLKWAFDAAEQAFFLELDRLTLADVASGTTAAALRSLFRAEPGDGGAPPAAPVPSDPTPGN from the coding sequence CTGCATCTCTCGTTACACACGGATTACGGTCTTCGTCTCCTGATGCGTCTGACGCTGGCCGAGCCGGGAGCCTGGATCGCGACCCCGATCGTCGCGCAGCGCTTCGGCATCTCCGTGCACCACCTCCAGAAGATCGCTCAGGCTCTGGTCCGGGCCGGCGTCATCGAGGCGCGGCAGGGCCGCTCCGGCGGCGTGCGTCTCGCGCGGGATCCGCAGGAAATCCGGCTCGGACGGCTCGTGGCGGAGCTGGAGGGGATCGGCACGGTGGTCGATTGCCGGCGCGATCCCTGCCCGCTGATCAGCCGGTGCCGCCTCAAATGGGCTTTCGACGCGGCCGAGCAGGCGTTCTTCCTCGAACTCGACCGCCTCACCCTCGCCGACGTCGCGTCCGGCACGACGGCGGCGGCGCTCCGCAGCCTCTTCCGCGCCGAACCCGGAGACGGTGGCGCGCCGCCCGCTGCGCCGGTTCCGAGCGATCCGACTCCTGGCAATTGA
- the glyA gene encoding serine hydroxymethyltransferase encodes MSAGTVSDNTALDTFFSAHLAETDPEIAKAISQELGRQQHEIELIASENIVSRAVLEAQGSVLTNKYAEGYPGRRYYGGCQFVDIAEELAIDRAKRLFGCGFANVQPNSGSQANQGVFMALMQPGDTFLGLDLAAGGHLTHGAPPNVSGKWFKPVSYTVRREDQRIDMEQVERLAQEHKPKVIIAGGSGYPRHWDFAKFREIADSVGAYFFVDMAHFAGLVAAGLHPSPFPHAHVATTTTHKTLRGPRGGMILTNDEALAKKFNSAIFPGLQGGPLMHVIAAKAVAFGEALKPEFKIYAKQVIDNAKALADTIISGGYDITSGGTDNHLMLVDLQRKGLTGKAAEAALSRADITCNKNGVPFDPQKPTITSGIRLGTPASTTRGFGVAEFKQVGSLIVEVLDGVAEKGEGGDASVEAAVKEKVHALTDRFPIYN; translated from the coding sequence ATGAGCGCCGGAACTGTGTCCGACAACACCGCCCTCGATACCTTCTTTTCGGCTCATCTTGCCGAGACCGATCCCGAGATCGCGAAGGCCATCTCGCAGGAGCTCGGTCGCCAGCAGCACGAGATCGAGCTGATCGCCTCCGAGAACATCGTCTCGCGCGCCGTGCTCGAAGCGCAGGGCTCCGTGCTGACCAACAAGTACGCCGAGGGCTATCCGGGCCGGCGCTACTACGGCGGCTGCCAGTTCGTGGACATCGCCGAGGAGCTGGCGATCGACCGCGCCAAGCGCCTGTTCGGCTGCGGCTTCGCCAACGTTCAGCCGAATTCCGGCTCCCAGGCGAACCAGGGCGTGTTCATGGCCCTGATGCAGCCCGGCGACACCTTCCTCGGCCTCGACCTCGCCGCCGGCGGCCACCTCACCCACGGCGCCCCCCCGAACGTCTCGGGCAAGTGGTTCAAGCCGGTCTCCTACACCGTGCGCCGCGAGGACCAGCGCATCGACATGGAGCAGGTCGAGCGCCTCGCCCAGGAGCACAAGCCGAAGGTGATCATCGCCGGCGGCTCGGGCTATCCGCGCCACTGGGACTTCGCGAAGTTCCGTGAGATCGCCGATTCGGTCGGCGCCTACTTCTTCGTCGACATGGCCCACTTCGCCGGCCTCGTCGCCGCGGGCCTGCACCCGTCGCCGTTCCCGCACGCCCACGTGGCCACCACGACGACCCACAAGACCCTGCGCGGCCCGCGCGGCGGCATGATCCTGACGAACGACGAGGCGCTGGCCAAGAAGTTCAACTCGGCGATCTTCCCCGGCCTCCAGGGCGGCCCGCTGATGCACGTCATCGCCGCCAAGGCGGTGGCCTTCGGCGAGGCGCTGAAGCCCGAGTTCAAGATCTACGCCAAGCAGGTCATCGACAACGCCAAGGCGCTGGCCGACACCATCATCTCGGGCGGCTACGACATCACCTCGGGCGGCACCGACAACCACCTGATGCTGGTGGACCTTCAGCGGAAGGGCCTGACCGGCAAGGCGGCCGAGGCGGCGCTCTCGCGGGCCGACATCACCTGCAACAAGAACGGCGTGCCGTTCGACCCGCAGAAGCCGACCATCACCTCCGGCATCCGCCTCGGCACCCCCGCCAGCACGACCCGCGGCTTTGGCGTTGCCGAGTTCAAGCAGGTCGGCTCGCTGATCGTCGAGGTTCTCGACGGTGTCGCCGAGAAGGGCGAGGGTGGCGACGCTTCGGTCGAGGCGGCGGTCAAGGAGAAGGTCCACGCCCTGACCGATCGGTTCCCGATCTACAACTAA
- a CDS encoding ATP F0F1 synthase subunit B (Produces ATP from ADP in the presence of a proton gradient across the membrane. Subunit B is part of the membrane proton channel.) gives MLTAEFWVAVAFVAFLVIVWRVGGFSMMTNGLDSRAKRVRHELDEARRLREEAAAVLADYKRRRTEAEREAEAIVAGAREDAERIAAEGHARLNDFVARRTKAAEAKIAQAEAQASAQVRAAAADAAVKVSETLLRERLQGVAAQDLVRASLGDVKSRLQA, from the coding sequence CTGTTGACCGCGGAATTCTGGGTCGCCGTCGCCTTCGTGGCGTTCCTGGTCATCGTCTGGCGGGTCGGCGGCTTCTCGATGATGACCAACGGGCTCGACAGCCGCGCCAAGCGCGTGCGCCACGAGCTCGACGAGGCGCGTCGCCTGCGTGAAGAGGCCGCGGCCGTTCTCGCCGACTACAAGCGCCGCCGCACCGAGGCCGAGCGCGAGGCCGAGGCGATCGTCGCCGGCGCCCGCGAGGATGCCGAGCGCATCGCCGCCGAGGGCCATGCCCGCCTCAACGACTTCGTCGCCCGCCGCACCAAGGCCGCCGAGGCGAAGATCGCCCAGGCCGAGGCGCAGGCCTCCGCCCAGGTCCGCGCCGCCGCCGCCGACGCGGCGGTCAAGGTCTCCGAGACGCTGCTGCGCGAGCGGCTTCAGGGCGTCGCGGCCCAGGATCTCGTCCGCGCCAGCCTCGGCGACGTGAAGAGCCGGCTGCAGGCGTAA
- a CDS encoding F0F1 ATP synthase subunit B, with protein MAEQKNPLTTPSPNADTTIVPPGSPHTHTEQPSGGHGGAFPPFESHTFLSQLIWLALAFGLLYYLMSKVALPRIEAILGERAGRLSSDLTEAQRMKSEADAAGAAYEQSLREAQAKAQAIAQETRNSLSAEADAKRKTLEAELNQRLAASEATIRARTTEAMGNVRTIAGETASAIVERLTGQAPDQASLNRALDATPAVH; from the coding sequence ATGGCCGAGCAGAAGAATCCCCTCACGACCCCCTCCCCGAACGCGGACACGACGATCGTCCCGCCCGGGAGCCCCCATACCCATACCGAGCAGCCCTCCGGCGGCCACGGCGGTGCCTTCCCGCCCTTCGAGAGCCACACCTTCCTCTCGCAGCTGATCTGGCTCGCGCTGGCGTTCGGCCTGCTCTACTACCTGATGTCCAAGGTTGCGCTGCCGCGCATCGAGGCGATCCTCGGCGAACGCGCCGGCCGGCTCTCGTCCGATCTGACCGAGGCCCAGCGCATGAAGTCCGAGGCCGACGCCGCCGGCGCCGCCTACGAGCAGTCGCTGCGCGAGGCCCAGGCGAAGGCGCAGGCCATCGCTCAGGAGACCCGCAACAGCCTCTCGGCCGAGGCCGATGCCAAGCGCAAGACGCTCGAGGCCGAGCTGAACCAGCGGCTTGCCGCCTCCGAGGCGACCATCCGGGCCCGCACCACGGAAGCCATGGGCAACGTCCGCACCATCGCCGGCGAGACCGCCTCGGCCATCGTCGAGCGGCTGACCGGCCAGGCGCCCGACCAAGCGAGCCTGAACCGCGCCCTCGACGCGACGCCCGCCGTCCACTGA
- a CDS encoding F0F1 ATP synthase subunit C, translating into MDPVAAKYIGAGLACLGMAGASIGLGNLFGQFYSGALRNPSAADSQRTNLLLGFALTEALGIFSLLVALLLLFAV; encoded by the coding sequence ATGGATCCCGTCGCTGCGAAGTACATCGGTGCCGGCCTCGCCTGCCTCGGCATGGCGGGCGCCAGCATCGGCCTCGGCAACCTCTTCGGCCAGTTCTACTCGGGCGCCCTGCGCAACCCGTCGGCCGCCGACAGCCAGCGCACCAACCTCCTCCTGGGCTTTGCGCTCACCGAGGCGCTCGGCATCTTCTCGCTGCTCGTCGCGCTGCTGCTGCTCTTCGCCGTCTGA
- a CDS encoding F0F1 ATP synthase subunit A produces the protein MAVSIDPIHQFELQPLVSLGHIGNQQLAFTQSALYMFAAVGIIALLTIVATSGRAVVPGRLQALAETLYEFIADTVHQATGADGKRFLPLVFSLFMFVLILNLLGMIPYAFAVTSHLIVTFGLALVVILTVVIYGVAKHGTHFLGVFVPSGVPKPLLLIMVPIEIVSFLSRPISLSVRLFANILAGHIALKIFAFFVVQLLVAGAWGVLSPLPLALTIALTALEFLVAALQAYVFATLTAVYLADALHPGH, from the coding sequence ATGGCGGTCAGTATCGACCCGATCCACCAGTTCGAGCTGCAGCCGCTCGTCTCGCTGGGTCACATCGGCAACCAGCAGCTCGCGTTCACGCAATCGGCTCTCTACATGTTTGCCGCGGTGGGCATCATCGCGCTGCTGACCATCGTGGCCACATCCGGACGCGCCGTCGTCCCGGGCCGTCTCCAGGCGCTGGCCGAGACGCTCTACGAATTCATCGCCGACACGGTGCACCAGGCGACCGGCGCGGACGGCAAGCGCTTCCTGCCGCTCGTCTTCTCGCTGTTCATGTTCGTGCTCATCCTGAACCTGCTCGGGATGATCCCCTACGCCTTCGCGGTGACCAGCCACCTCATCGTCACCTTCGGCCTCGCCCTCGTGGTGATCCTGACCGTGGTGATCTACGGCGTGGCCAAGCACGGCACCCACTTCCTCGGCGTGTTCGTGCCGTCGGGCGTGCCGAAGCCGCTGCTGCTCATCATGGTGCCGATCGAGATCGTGTCGTTCCTCTCGCGTCCGATCAGCCTCTCGGTCCGTCTCTTCGCCAACATCCTTGCCGGCCACATCGCCCTGAAGATCTTCGCCTTCTTCGTGGTGCAGCTTTTGGTCGCCGGTGCCTGGGGCGTGCTCTCGCCCCTGCCGCTCGCGCTCACCATCGCGCTGACGGCTCTCGAGTTCCTCGTCGCGGCCCTTCAGGCTTACGTCTTCGCGACGCTGACGGCGGTCTACCTCGCCGACGCCCTCCACCCCGGCCACTGA
- a CDS encoding AtpZ/AtpI family protein, with protein sequence MGSPVSGDPSGEGSGPEKAPADGDLSARLKRLETQLEGKRPKVASSERARNSASGGSAQLGQAMRLSTEFIAGVIAGGILGYIFDHLFGTKPWGMIVLLMLGFVTGIYNVMRVSGFSGKKN encoded by the coding sequence ATGGGGTCGCCCGTGAGCGGTGATCCTTCAGGCGAGGGGAGCGGGCCGGAAAAGGCTCCCGCCGACGGCGATCTCTCCGCGAGGCTCAAACGTCTCGAGACGCAGCTCGAGGGGAAGCGGCCGAAAGTCGCTTCTTCCGAGCGTGCGCGCAACAGCGCGTCTGGCGGCTCGGCTCAGCTCGGTCAGGCCATGCGGCTCTCGACCGAGTTCATCGCGGGCGTGATCGCCGGGGGAATCCTCGGGTACATCTTCGATCATCTCTTCGGCACGAAGCCGTGGGGGATGATCGTGCTGCTGATGCTGGGCTTCGTGACGGGGATCTACAACGTCATGCGGGTCAGCGGCTTCAGCGGCAAGAAAAACTGA
- a CDS encoding DsbA family protein, with protein MITRRDALKLTGLALGTAALLPSLSLEALAQSADTAALMQPGPLGDVWLGPADAKVTIIEYASMTCSHCAHFHATTWPVLKERYIDTGKVRFTLREFPLDPLATAAFMLARCDGGAKYYPITDLLFDQQQNWAFVHKPQSPVDAMEQLLRQAGFSKEKFEACLKDQKTYAAINAVKTRGLDTLKVESTPTFFINGEKRAGALSIEDMEKIIKPILGA; from the coding sequence ATGATCACCCGGCGCGATGCCCTGAAACTGACCGGCCTTGCCCTCGGCACCGCCGCCCTGCTTCCGTCCCTGTCCCTCGAAGCGCTGGCGCAGTCGGCCGACACGGCCGCCCTGATGCAGCCCGGCCCCCTCGGCGATGTCTGGCTCGGGCCGGCCGACGCCAAGGTGACGATCATCGAGTACGCCTCGATGACCTGCTCGCACTGCGCCCACTTCCACGCCACGACCTGGCCGGTGCTGAAGGAGCGCTACATCGACACCGGCAAGGTGCGCTTCACCCTGCGCGAGTTCCCGCTCGATCCGCTCGCCACCGCCGCCTTCATGCTGGCGCGCTGCGACGGCGGCGCGAAGTACTACCCCATCACCGACCTGCTGTTCGATCAGCAGCAGAACTGGGCCTTCGTGCACAAGCCGCAATCGCCGGTCGATGCCATGGAGCAGCTGCTGCGTCAGGCCGGCTTCTCGAAGGAGAAGTTCGAGGCTTGCCTGAAGGACCAGAAGACCTACGCCGCCATCAACGCGGTCAAGACCCGCGGTCTCGACACCCTCAAGGTCGAGTCGACGCCGACCTTCTTCATCAACGGCGAGAAGCGCGCCGGCGCCCTCTCGATCGAGGATATGGAGAAGATCATCAAGCCGATCCTGGGGGCGTGA
- a CDS encoding DUF721 domain-containing protein → MARAKPLSELIEGCIGPAFAAQGFASSDILAAWPDIVGARLAGACQPVKLEWPRRARRDAEGRPEPGTLVVRVEGAFALELQHLAPVVIQRVNAHYGWACIGKIVLRQDRLHRTARRAPPKVLDPARRGEVALAVARIEEDRLRDALDRLGIAVVARR, encoded by the coding sequence ATGGCGCGCGCCAAACCGCTCAGCGAACTGATCGAGGGCTGCATCGGCCCGGCCTTCGCCGCGCAGGGCTTCGCCTCCTCCGACATCCTCGCCGCATGGCCGGATATCGTCGGCGCGCGGCTCGCCGGTGCCTGCCAGCCGGTCAAGCTCGAATGGCCCCGCCGCGCCCGGCGCGACGCCGAGGGCCGGCCGGAGCCCGGCACCCTGGTGGTGCGGGTGGAGGGCGCCTTCGCCCTCGAACTCCAGCACCTCGCGCCGGTGGTGATCCAGCGCGTCAACGCCCATTACGGCTGGGCCTGCATCGGCAAGATCGTGCTGCGGCAAGATCGCCTGCACCGGACCGCCCGTCGCGCGCCGCCGAAGGTTCTCGATCCGGCCCGGCGCGGCGAGGTGGCGCTCGCCGTGGCGCGGATCGAGGAGGACCGCCTGCGCGACGCCCTCGACCGGCTCGGCATCGCCGTGGTGGCGCGGCGGTAG
- the mutY gene encoding A/G-specific adenine glycosylase: MPAASAADLLAWYDRHRRALPWRALPGEQPDPYRVWLSEVMLQQTTVTAVKPYFQKFLTLFPSVMALAAAPEEAVMSAWAGLGYYSRARNLHACAKAVAAAGGFPDTEEGLRKLPGIGAYTAGAIAAIAFDRPAAAVDGNVERVMSRLHAIETPLPAARAQIRLFTQALVPDRRPGDFAQALMDLGATLCTPKRPACALCPWMRPCRARAEGLQETFPRKIKKEKGILRKGAAFVALRAGDEAVLLRTRPAEGLLGAMAEPPTSEWVPDYDPAKGLLDAPLDARWKRLPGVVKHGFTHFPLELTVFLARVAAETKPPEGMRFTPRAALDTEPLPGAMKKVLAHALAGPVPLAAPVAKPPPEPDLATLPDPEPPLRRGPIPKPASSRPSDLARIVKKTPKPVRTR, encoded by the coding sequence ATGCCCGCCGCCTCGGCCGCCGACCTCCTCGCCTGGTACGACCGTCACCGCCGGGCGCTGCCCTGGCGAGCGCTGCCGGGCGAGCAGCCCGACCCCTACCGGGTCTGGCTCTCCGAAGTGATGCTGCAGCAGACGACCGTGACGGCGGTCAAACCCTACTTCCAGAAGTTTCTGACGCTGTTTCCCAGCGTGATGGCGCTCGCCGCGGCACCGGAAGAGGCGGTGATGTCGGCCTGGGCCGGGCTCGGCTACTATTCCCGTGCGCGCAACCTGCACGCCTGCGCCAAGGCGGTCGCCGCCGCGGGGGGCTTTCCCGATACCGAGGAGGGCCTGCGCAAGCTGCCCGGCATCGGCGCCTACACGGCGGGCGCCATCGCCGCGATCGCCTTCGACCGGCCGGCGGCGGCCGTGGACGGCAATGTCGAGCGGGTGATGAGCCGCCTCCATGCGATCGAGACGCCGCTCCCCGCCGCCCGCGCGCAGATCCGCCTCTTCACCCAGGCCCTGGTGCCGGACCGGCGGCCGGGCGACTTCGCGCAGGCGCTGATGGATCTCGGCGCGACTTTGTGTACGCCCAAGCGCCCCGCCTGCGCGCTCTGCCCCTGGATGCGACCCTGCCGCGCCCGCGCCGAAGGGCTGCAGGAAACCTTTCCGAGGAAGATCAAGAAGGAGAAGGGCATTCTGCGAAAAGGCGCGGCCTTCGTCGCCCTGCGGGCCGGCGACGAGGCGGTCCTGCTGCGCACGCGACCGGCCGAAGGGCTGCTCGGCGCCATGGCCGAGCCGCCGACGAGCGAATGGGTGCCCGATTACGATCCGGCCAAGGGCCTGCTCGACGCGCCGCTCGATGCCCGCTGGAAGCGCCTGCCCGGCGTGGTGAAGCACGGCTTCACCCACTTCCCCCTGGAGCTGACGGTGTTCCTGGCCCGCGTCGCCGCGGAGACGAAGCCGCCCGAGGGGATGCGCTTCACACCCCGCGCGGCGCTCGACACCGAGCCGCTGCCCGGCGCGATGAAGAAGGTGCTCGCCCACGCGCTCGCCGGGCCGGTGCCGCTCGCCGCGCCTGTGGCGAAGCCGCCGCCCGAGCCCGATCTCGCCACGCTGCCCGACCCCGAGCCGCCGCTGCGGCGCGGGCCGATTCCGAAGCCCGCCTCGTCGCGGCCCTCGGATCTGGCGCGGATCGTCAAGAAGACGCCCAAGCCGGTGCGGACCCGGTAG
- a CDS encoding site-specific DNA-methyltransferase, whose translation MASPRTAVVGATARNQVSRTGRIASAPRMGLAPSVQRLPNTLPLDEILIGDCIAAMDRLPASSVDCVFADPPYNLQLGEAGLTRPNQSVVDAVDDDWDKFTSFSAYDDFTRAWLKAARRVMKPNATLWVIGSYHNIFRVGSALQDLGYWILNDIVWRKANPMPNFRGKRFTNAHETLIWASRAPESKYTFHYDALKAGNEDLQMRSDWFIPLCTGEERLKDEAGRKVHPTQKPEALLARTLLAATNPGDVVLDPFFGTGTTGAVAKRLGRHFIGCERDPTYAAAARARIEGIETLSAASLALATPKRAEPRIPFLSVVEAGHIRAGETLTDERRRFRATVRPDGQLSVGPAMGSIHKVGALVQGLPACNGWTFWHAERQGRLVCIDDFRATMRGQAGA comes from the coding sequence ATGGCTTCCCCGCGTACCGCGGTCGTCGGCGCCACCGCCCGGAATCAAGTCTCGCGTACCGGGCGGATCGCGTCGGCGCCGCGGATGGGTCTCGCACCCTCCGTTCAGCGTCTCCCCAACACCCTTCCCCTCGACGAGATCCTGATCGGCGACTGCATCGCCGCCATGGACCGTCTGCCGGCTTCGAGCGTCGACTGCGTCTTCGCCGACCCGCCCTACAACCTCCAGCTCGGCGAGGCGGGCCTGACCCGTCCCAATCAGAGCGTGGTCGATGCGGTCGACGACGACTGGGACAAGTTCACCAGTTTTTCCGCCTACGACGACTTTACCCGTGCCTGGCTCAAGGCCGCGCGACGGGTGATGAAGCCGAACGCAACCCTGTGGGTCATCGGCTCGTATCACAACATCTTCCGGGTCGGCAGCGCGTTGCAGGATCTCGGTTACTGGATCCTGAACGATATCGTCTGGCGCAAGGCCAATCCGATGCCGAATTTCCGCGGCAAGCGCTTCACCAACGCGCATGAAACCCTGATCTGGGCCTCGCGCGCGCCGGAGTCGAAGTACACCTTCCACTACGACGCCCTGAAGGCCGGCAACGAAGACCTTCAGATGCGCTCCGACTGGTTCATTCCGCTCTGCACGGGCGAGGAGCGGCTGAAGGACGAGGCCGGCCGCAAGGTCCACCCGACCCAGAAGCCGGAAGCCCTGCTCGCCCGCACCCTGCTGGCGGCGACCAATCCCGGCGACGTGGTGCTCGACCCGTTCTTCGGCACCGGCACGACCGGCGCGGTGGCCAAGCGCCTTGGGCGGCACTTCATCGGCTGCGAGCGCGATCCGACCTACGCCGCCGCGGCGCGAGCCCGAATCGAGGGCATCGAGACCCTGTCCGCGGCCTCGCTGGCGCTCGCCACGCCGAAGCGGGCCGAGCCGCGCATCCCGTTCCTCAGCGTGGTCGAGGCGGGCCACATCCGCGCCGGCGAGACCCTGACCGACGAGCGCCGCCGCTTCCGCGCGACGGTGCGGCCGGACGGCCAGCTCAGCGTCGGGCCGGCGATGGGCTCGATCCACAAGGTCGGCGCCCTGGTCCAGGGACTTCCCGCCTGCAACGGCTGGACCTTCTGGCACGCCGAGCGCCAGGGGCGCCTCGTCTGCATCGACGATTTCCGGGCGACGATGCGGGGCCAGGCTGGCGCCTAG